A region of Anopheles merus strain MAF chromosome 2R, AmerM5.1, whole genome shotgun sequence DNA encodes the following proteins:
- the LOC121588900 gene encoding troponin T, skeletal muscle isoform X2, translating to MSDDEEYSSEEEVVEETREEQPAAKSEGDDPEFIKRQDQKRSDLDEQLKEYINEWRKQRAKEEDELKKLKDKQAKRKVSRAEEEQRMAQRKKEEEERRVREVEEKKQREIDEKRKRLEEAEKKRQAMLQAMKDKDKKGPNFTITKKDSSFGMSNAQMERNKTKEQLEEEKKISLSFRIKPLEVDGLSADSLRARATELWETIVKLETEKYDLEERQKRQDYDLKELKERQKQQLRHKALKKGLDPEALTGKYPPKIQVASKYERRVDTRSYDDKKKLFEGGYSAYYQEKINKKWAQRQELFMARTKTKLPKWFGERPGKKSGEPETPEGEDEVKPDDEEIEEVEEVVEEVVEEEEEEEEEEEEEEEEEEEEEEEEEEEEE from the exons GCCGGCAGCAAAATCCGA GGGTGACGATCCCGAGTTCATTAAGCGCCAGGACCAGAAGCGCTCAGACTTGGACGAACAGCTGAAGGAGTACATTAACGAGTGGCGCAAACAGCGGGCCAAGGAAGAGGATGAACTCAAGAAGCTCAAGGACAAACAGGCCAAGCGCAAGGTGTCCCGAGCGGAGGAGGAGCAGCGCATGGCTCAGCgcaagaaggaggaggaggagcgccGCGTCCGCGAGGTCGAGGAGAAGAAGCAGCGCGAGATCGACGAGAAGAGAAAGCGCCTGGAGGAGGCCGAGAAGAAGCGCCAGGCTATGCTGCAGGCCATGAAGGACAAAGATAAGAAGGGACCCAACTTTACCATTACCAAGAAGGATAGCTCC TTCGGCATGTCCAACGCCCAGATGGAACGCAACAAGACTAAGGAACAGCTggaggaggaaaagaaaatctCACTGTCCTTCCGCATCAAGCCCCTGGAGGTCGATGGCTTGAGTGCCGATTCGCTGCGTGCCCGTGCCACCGAGCTGTGGGAGACGATCGTCAAGCTGGAAACAGAGAAGTACGATCTGGAGGAAAGGCAAAAGCGTCAGGATTACGAC TTGAAAGAGTTGAAAGAAAGACAGAAGCAGCAGCTGAGACACAAGGCCTTGAAGAAGGGTCTAGACCCGGAAGCCCTCACCGGCAAGTACCCG CCCAAGATCCAAGTCGCCTCCAAATACGAACGTCGTGTCGATACCCGCTCCTACGATGACAAGAAGAAGCTGTTCGAAGGT GGCTACAGCGCATACTACCAGgagaaaattaacaaaaagtgGGCACAACGCCAGGAACTGTTTATGGCGCGTACAAAGA ccaAACTTCCGAAGTGGTTCGGCGAGCGACCGGGCAAGAAGTCGGGCGAACCCGAGACCCCCGAGGGCGAGGATGAAGTCAAGCCCGACGATGAGGAGATCGAGGAAGTCGAGGAAGTCGTCGAGGAGGTG GTtgaggaagaagaggaagaggaagaggaggaagaagaggaagaggaagaggaggaggaagaggaagaggaagaggaggaagaggaagaataa
- the LOC121588900 gene encoding troponin T, skeletal muscle isoform X1 has product MSDDEEYSSEEEVVEETREEQPAAKSEGDDPEFIKRQDQKRSDLDEQLKEYINEWRKQRAKEEDELKKLKDKQAKRKVSRAEEEQRMAQRKKEEEERRVREVEEKKQREIDEKRKRLEEAEKKRQAMLQAMKDKDKKGPNFTITKKDSSFGMSNAQMERNKTKEQLEEEKKISLSFRIKPLEVDGLSADSLRARATELWETIVKLETEKYDLEERQKRQDYDLKELKERQKQQLRHKALKKGLDPEALTGKYPPKIQVASKYERRVDTRSYDDKKKLFEGGFDTLNKEVLEKQWAERKEQFGGRQKSKLPKWFGERPGKKSGEPETPEGEDEVKPDDEEIEEVEEVVEEVVEEEEEEEEEEEEEEEEEEEEEEEEEEEEE; this is encoded by the exons GCCGGCAGCAAAATCCGA GGGTGACGATCCCGAGTTCATTAAGCGCCAGGACCAGAAGCGCTCAGACTTGGACGAACAGCTGAAGGAGTACATTAACGAGTGGCGCAAACAGCGGGCCAAGGAAGAGGATGAACTCAAGAAGCTCAAGGACAAACAGGCCAAGCGCAAGGTGTCCCGAGCGGAGGAGGAGCAGCGCATGGCTCAGCgcaagaaggaggaggaggagcgccGCGTCCGCGAGGTCGAGGAGAAGAAGCAGCGCGAGATCGACGAGAAGAGAAAGCGCCTGGAGGAGGCCGAGAAGAAGCGCCAGGCTATGCTGCAGGCCATGAAGGACAAAGATAAGAAGGGACCCAACTTTACCATTACCAAGAAGGATAGCTCC TTCGGCATGTCCAACGCCCAGATGGAACGCAACAAGACTAAGGAACAGCTggaggaggaaaagaaaatctCACTGTCCTTCCGCATCAAGCCCCTGGAGGTCGATGGCTTGAGTGCCGATTCGCTGCGTGCCCGTGCCACCGAGCTGTGGGAGACGATCGTCAAGCTGGAAACAGAGAAGTACGATCTGGAGGAAAGGCAAAAGCGTCAGGATTACGAC TTGAAAGAGTTGAAAGAAAGACAGAAGCAGCAGCTGAGACACAAGGCCTTGAAGAAGGGTCTAGACCCGGAAGCCCTCACCGGCAAGTACCCG CCCAAGATCCAAGTCGCCTCCAAATACGAACGTCGTGTCGATACCCGCTCCTACGATGACAAGAAGAAGCTGTTCGAAGGT GGCTTTGACACGTTGAACAAAGAGGTCCTCGAGAAGCAATGGGCTGAGAGGAAGGAGCAGTTCGGAGGCCGCCAGAAAT ccaAACTTCCGAAGTGGTTCGGCGAGCGACCGGGCAAGAAGTCGGGCGAACCCGAGACCCCCGAGGGCGAGGATGAAGTCAAGCCCGACGATGAGGAGATCGAGGAAGTCGAGGAAGTCGTCGAGGAGGTG GTtgaggaagaagaggaagaggaagaggaggaagaagaggaagaggaagaggaggaggaagaggaagaggaagaggaggaagaggaagaataa
- the LOC121588900 gene encoding troponin T, skeletal muscle isoform X3: MKSIPRRRRSSRKPEKNSKPAAKSEGDDPEFIKRQDQKRSDLDEQLKEYINEWRKQRAKEEDELKKLKDKQAKRKVSRAEEEQRMAQRKKEEEERRVREVEEKKQREIDEKRKRLEEAEKKRQAMLQAMKDKDKKGPNFTITKKDSSFGMSNAQMERNKTKEQLEEEKKISLSFRIKPLEVDGLSADSLRARATELWETIVKLETEKYDLEERQKRQDYDLKELKERQKQQLRHKALKKGLDPEALTGKYPPKIQVASKYERRVDTRSYDDKKKLFEGGFDTLNKEVLEKQWAERKEQFGGRQKSKLPKWFGERPGKKSGEPETPEGEDEVKPDDEEIEEVEEVVEEVVEEEEEEEEEEEEEEEEEEEEEEEEEEEEE; the protein is encoded by the exons GCCGGCAGCAAAATCCGA GGGTGACGATCCCGAGTTCATTAAGCGCCAGGACCAGAAGCGCTCAGACTTGGACGAACAGCTGAAGGAGTACATTAACGAGTGGCGCAAACAGCGGGCCAAGGAAGAGGATGAACTCAAGAAGCTCAAGGACAAACAGGCCAAGCGCAAGGTGTCCCGAGCGGAGGAGGAGCAGCGCATGGCTCAGCgcaagaaggaggaggaggagcgccGCGTCCGCGAGGTCGAGGAGAAGAAGCAGCGCGAGATCGACGAGAAGAGAAAGCGCCTGGAGGAGGCCGAGAAGAAGCGCCAGGCTATGCTGCAGGCCATGAAGGACAAAGATAAGAAGGGACCCAACTTTACCATTACCAAGAAGGATAGCTCC TTCGGCATGTCCAACGCCCAGATGGAACGCAACAAGACTAAGGAACAGCTggaggaggaaaagaaaatctCACTGTCCTTCCGCATCAAGCCCCTGGAGGTCGATGGCTTGAGTGCCGATTCGCTGCGTGCCCGTGCCACCGAGCTGTGGGAGACGATCGTCAAGCTGGAAACAGAGAAGTACGATCTGGAGGAAAGGCAAAAGCGTCAGGATTACGAC TTGAAAGAGTTGAAAGAAAGACAGAAGCAGCAGCTGAGACACAAGGCCTTGAAGAAGGGTCTAGACCCGGAAGCCCTCACCGGCAAGTACCCG CCCAAGATCCAAGTCGCCTCCAAATACGAACGTCGTGTCGATACCCGCTCCTACGATGACAAGAAGAAGCTGTTCGAAGGT GGCTTTGACACGTTGAACAAAGAGGTCCTCGAGAAGCAATGGGCTGAGAGGAAGGAGCAGTTCGGAGGCCGCCAGAAAT ccaAACTTCCGAAGTGGTTCGGCGAGCGACCGGGCAAGAAGTCGGGCGAACCCGAGACCCCCGAGGGCGAGGATGAAGTCAAGCCCGACGATGAGGAGATCGAGGAAGTCGAGGAAGTCGTCGAGGAGGTG GTtgaggaagaagaggaagaggaagaggaggaagaagaggaagaggaagaggaggaggaagaggaagaggaagaggaggaagaggaagaataa
- the LOC121588900 gene encoding troponin T, skeletal muscle isoform X4, translating to MSDDEEYSSEEEVVEETREEQGDDPEFIKRQDQKRSDLDEQLKEYINEWRKQRAKEEDELKKLKDKQAKRKVSRAEEEQRMAQRKKEEEERRVREVEEKKQREIDEKRKRLEEAEKKRQAMLQAMKDKDKKGPNFTITKKDSSFGMSNAQMERNKTKEQLEEEKKISLSFRIKPLEVDGLSADSLRARATELWETIVKLETEKYDLEERQKRQDYDLKELKERQKQQLRHKALKKGLDPEALTGKYPPKIQVASKYERRVDTRSYDDKKKLFEGGFDTLNKEVLEKQWAERKEQFGGRQKSKLPKWFGERPGKKSGEPETPEGEDEVKPDDEEIEEVEEVVEEVVEEEEEEEEEEEEEEEEEEEEEEEEEEEEE from the exons GGGTGACGATCCCGAGTTCATTAAGCGCCAGGACCAGAAGCGCTCAGACTTGGACGAACAGCTGAAGGAGTACATTAACGAGTGGCGCAAACAGCGGGCCAAGGAAGAGGATGAACTCAAGAAGCTCAAGGACAAACAGGCCAAGCGCAAGGTGTCCCGAGCGGAGGAGGAGCAGCGCATGGCTCAGCgcaagaaggaggaggaggagcgccGCGTCCGCGAGGTCGAGGAGAAGAAGCAGCGCGAGATCGACGAGAAGAGAAAGCGCCTGGAGGAGGCCGAGAAGAAGCGCCAGGCTATGCTGCAGGCCATGAAGGACAAAGATAAGAAGGGACCCAACTTTACCATTACCAAGAAGGATAGCTCC TTCGGCATGTCCAACGCCCAGATGGAACGCAACAAGACTAAGGAACAGCTggaggaggaaaagaaaatctCACTGTCCTTCCGCATCAAGCCCCTGGAGGTCGATGGCTTGAGTGCCGATTCGCTGCGTGCCCGTGCCACCGAGCTGTGGGAGACGATCGTCAAGCTGGAAACAGAGAAGTACGATCTGGAGGAAAGGCAAAAGCGTCAGGATTACGAC TTGAAAGAGTTGAAAGAAAGACAGAAGCAGCAGCTGAGACACAAGGCCTTGAAGAAGGGTCTAGACCCGGAAGCCCTCACCGGCAAGTACCCG CCCAAGATCCAAGTCGCCTCCAAATACGAACGTCGTGTCGATACCCGCTCCTACGATGACAAGAAGAAGCTGTTCGAAGGT GGCTTTGACACGTTGAACAAAGAGGTCCTCGAGAAGCAATGGGCTGAGAGGAAGGAGCAGTTCGGAGGCCGCCAGAAAT ccaAACTTCCGAAGTGGTTCGGCGAGCGACCGGGCAAGAAGTCGGGCGAACCCGAGACCCCCGAGGGCGAGGATGAAGTCAAGCCCGACGATGAGGAGATCGAGGAAGTCGAGGAAGTCGTCGAGGAGGTG GTtgaggaagaagaggaagaggaagaggaggaagaagaggaagaggaagaggaggaggaagaggaagaggaagaggaggaagaggaagaataa
- the LOC121588900 gene encoding troponin T, skeletal muscle isoform X6, giving the protein MSDDEEYSGDDPEFIKRQDQKRSDLDEQLKEYINEWRKQRAKEEDELKKLKDKQAKRKVSRAEEEQRMAQRKKEEEERRVREVEEKKQREIDEKRKRLEEAEKKRQAMLQAMKDKDKKGPNFTITKKDSSFGMSNAQMERNKTKEQLEEEKKISLSFRIKPLEVDGLSADSLRARATELWETIVKLETEKYDLEERQKRQDYDLKELKERQKQQLRHKALKKGLDPEALTGKYPPKIQVASKYERRVDTRSYDDKKKLFEGGFDTLNKEVLEKQWAERKEQFGGRQKSKLPKWFGERPGKKSGEPETPEGEDEVKPDDEEIEEVEEVVEEVVEEEEEEEEEEEEEEEEEEEEEEEEEEEEE; this is encoded by the exons GGGTGACGATCCCGAGTTCATTAAGCGCCAGGACCAGAAGCGCTCAGACTTGGACGAACAGCTGAAGGAGTACATTAACGAGTGGCGCAAACAGCGGGCCAAGGAAGAGGATGAACTCAAGAAGCTCAAGGACAAACAGGCCAAGCGCAAGGTGTCCCGAGCGGAGGAGGAGCAGCGCATGGCTCAGCgcaagaaggaggaggaggagcgccGCGTCCGCGAGGTCGAGGAGAAGAAGCAGCGCGAGATCGACGAGAAGAGAAAGCGCCTGGAGGAGGCCGAGAAGAAGCGCCAGGCTATGCTGCAGGCCATGAAGGACAAAGATAAGAAGGGACCCAACTTTACCATTACCAAGAAGGATAGCTCC TTCGGCATGTCCAACGCCCAGATGGAACGCAACAAGACTAAGGAACAGCTggaggaggaaaagaaaatctCACTGTCCTTCCGCATCAAGCCCCTGGAGGTCGATGGCTTGAGTGCCGATTCGCTGCGTGCCCGTGCCACCGAGCTGTGGGAGACGATCGTCAAGCTGGAAACAGAGAAGTACGATCTGGAGGAAAGGCAAAAGCGTCAGGATTACGAC TTGAAAGAGTTGAAAGAAAGACAGAAGCAGCAGCTGAGACACAAGGCCTTGAAGAAGGGTCTAGACCCGGAAGCCCTCACCGGCAAGTACCCG CCCAAGATCCAAGTCGCCTCCAAATACGAACGTCGTGTCGATACCCGCTCCTACGATGACAAGAAGAAGCTGTTCGAAGGT GGCTTTGACACGTTGAACAAAGAGGTCCTCGAGAAGCAATGGGCTGAGAGGAAGGAGCAGTTCGGAGGCCGCCAGAAAT ccaAACTTCCGAAGTGGTTCGGCGAGCGACCGGGCAAGAAGTCGGGCGAACCCGAGACCCCCGAGGGCGAGGATGAAGTCAAGCCCGACGATGAGGAGATCGAGGAAGTCGAGGAAGTCGTCGAGGAGGTG GTtgaggaagaagaggaagaggaagaggaggaagaagaggaagaggaagaggaggaggaagaggaagaggaagaggaggaagaggaagaataa
- the LOC121588900 gene encoding troponin T, skeletal muscle isoform X5 codes for MKSIPRRRRSSRKPEKNSKGDDPEFIKRQDQKRSDLDEQLKEYINEWRKQRAKEEDELKKLKDKQAKRKVSRAEEEQRMAQRKKEEEERRVREVEEKKQREIDEKRKRLEEAEKKRQAMLQAMKDKDKKGPNFTITKKDSSFGMSNAQMERNKTKEQLEEEKKISLSFRIKPLEVDGLSADSLRARATELWETIVKLETEKYDLEERQKRQDYDLKELKERQKQQLRHKALKKGLDPEALTGKYPPKIQVASKYERRVDTRSYDDKKKLFEGGFDTLNKEVLEKQWAERKEQFGGRQKSKLPKWFGERPGKKSGEPETPEGEDEVKPDDEEIEEVEEVVEEVVEEEEEEEEEEEEEEEEEEEEEEEEEEEEE; via the exons GGGTGACGATCCCGAGTTCATTAAGCGCCAGGACCAGAAGCGCTCAGACTTGGACGAACAGCTGAAGGAGTACATTAACGAGTGGCGCAAACAGCGGGCCAAGGAAGAGGATGAACTCAAGAAGCTCAAGGACAAACAGGCCAAGCGCAAGGTGTCCCGAGCGGAGGAGGAGCAGCGCATGGCTCAGCgcaagaaggaggaggaggagcgccGCGTCCGCGAGGTCGAGGAGAAGAAGCAGCGCGAGATCGACGAGAAGAGAAAGCGCCTGGAGGAGGCCGAGAAGAAGCGCCAGGCTATGCTGCAGGCCATGAAGGACAAAGATAAGAAGGGACCCAACTTTACCATTACCAAGAAGGATAGCTCC TTCGGCATGTCCAACGCCCAGATGGAACGCAACAAGACTAAGGAACAGCTggaggaggaaaagaaaatctCACTGTCCTTCCGCATCAAGCCCCTGGAGGTCGATGGCTTGAGTGCCGATTCGCTGCGTGCCCGTGCCACCGAGCTGTGGGAGACGATCGTCAAGCTGGAAACAGAGAAGTACGATCTGGAGGAAAGGCAAAAGCGTCAGGATTACGAC TTGAAAGAGTTGAAAGAAAGACAGAAGCAGCAGCTGAGACACAAGGCCTTGAAGAAGGGTCTAGACCCGGAAGCCCTCACCGGCAAGTACCCG CCCAAGATCCAAGTCGCCTCCAAATACGAACGTCGTGTCGATACCCGCTCCTACGATGACAAGAAGAAGCTGTTCGAAGGT GGCTTTGACACGTTGAACAAAGAGGTCCTCGAGAAGCAATGGGCTGAGAGGAAGGAGCAGTTCGGAGGCCGCCAGAAAT ccaAACTTCCGAAGTGGTTCGGCGAGCGACCGGGCAAGAAGTCGGGCGAACCCGAGACCCCCGAGGGCGAGGATGAAGTCAAGCCCGACGATGAGGAGATCGAGGAAGTCGAGGAAGTCGTCGAGGAGGTG GTtgaggaagaagaggaagaggaagaggaggaagaagaggaagaggaagaggaggaggaagaggaagaggaagaggaggaagaggaagaataa
- the LOC121588900 gene encoding troponin T, skeletal muscle isoform X7: protein MSDDEEYSGDDPEFIKRQDQKRSDLDEQLKEYINEWRKQRAKEEDELKKLKDKQAKRKVSRAEEEQRMAQRKKEEEERRVREVEEKKQREIDEKRKRLEEAEKKRQAMLQAMKDKDKKGPNFTITKKDSSFGMSNAQMERNKTKEQLEEEKKISLSFRIKPLEVDGLSADSLRARATELWETIVKLETEKYDLEERQKRQDYDLKELKERQKQQLRHKALKKGLDPEALTGKYPPKIQVASKYERRVDTRSYDDKKKLFEGGYSAYYQEKINKKWAQRQELFMARTKTKLPKWFGERPGKKSGEPETPEGEDEVKPDDEEIEEVEEVVEEVVEEEEEEEEEEEEEEEEEEEEEEEEEEEEE, encoded by the exons GGGTGACGATCCCGAGTTCATTAAGCGCCAGGACCAGAAGCGCTCAGACTTGGACGAACAGCTGAAGGAGTACATTAACGAGTGGCGCAAACAGCGGGCCAAGGAAGAGGATGAACTCAAGAAGCTCAAGGACAAACAGGCCAAGCGCAAGGTGTCCCGAGCGGAGGAGGAGCAGCGCATGGCTCAGCgcaagaaggaggaggaggagcgccGCGTCCGCGAGGTCGAGGAGAAGAAGCAGCGCGAGATCGACGAGAAGAGAAAGCGCCTGGAGGAGGCCGAGAAGAAGCGCCAGGCTATGCTGCAGGCCATGAAGGACAAAGATAAGAAGGGACCCAACTTTACCATTACCAAGAAGGATAGCTCC TTCGGCATGTCCAACGCCCAGATGGAACGCAACAAGACTAAGGAACAGCTggaggaggaaaagaaaatctCACTGTCCTTCCGCATCAAGCCCCTGGAGGTCGATGGCTTGAGTGCCGATTCGCTGCGTGCCCGTGCCACCGAGCTGTGGGAGACGATCGTCAAGCTGGAAACAGAGAAGTACGATCTGGAGGAAAGGCAAAAGCGTCAGGATTACGAC TTGAAAGAGTTGAAAGAAAGACAGAAGCAGCAGCTGAGACACAAGGCCTTGAAGAAGGGTCTAGACCCGGAAGCCCTCACCGGCAAGTACCCG CCCAAGATCCAAGTCGCCTCCAAATACGAACGTCGTGTCGATACCCGCTCCTACGATGACAAGAAGAAGCTGTTCGAAGGT GGCTACAGCGCATACTACCAGgagaaaattaacaaaaagtgGGCACAACGCCAGGAACTGTTTATGGCGCGTACAAAGA ccaAACTTCCGAAGTGGTTCGGCGAGCGACCGGGCAAGAAGTCGGGCGAACCCGAGACCCCCGAGGGCGAGGATGAAGTCAAGCCCGACGATGAGGAGATCGAGGAAGTCGAGGAAGTCGTCGAGGAGGTG GTtgaggaagaagaggaagaggaagaggaggaagaagaggaagaggaagaggaggaggaagaggaagaggaagaggaggaagaggaagaataa
- the LOC121588900 gene encoding troponin T, skeletal muscle isoform X8 encodes MSDDEEYSSEEEVVEETREEQGDDPEFIKRQDQKRSDLDEQLKEYINEWRKQRAKEEDELKKLKDKQAKRKVSRAEEEQRMAQRKKEEEERRVREVEEKKQREIDEKRKRLEEAEKKRQAMLQAMKDKDKKGPNFTITKKDSSFGMSNAQMERNKTKEQLEEEKKISLSFRIKPLEVDGLSADSLRARATELWETIVKLETEKYDLEERQKRQDYDLKELKERQKQQLRHKALKKGLDPEALTGKYPPKIQVASKYERRVDTRSYDDKKKLFEGGYSAYYQEKINKKWAQRQELFMARTKTKLPKWFGERPGKKSGEPETPEGEDEVKPDDEEIEEVEEVVEEVVEEEEEEEEEEEEEEEEEEEEEEEEEEEEE; translated from the exons GGGTGACGATCCCGAGTTCATTAAGCGCCAGGACCAGAAGCGCTCAGACTTGGACGAACAGCTGAAGGAGTACATTAACGAGTGGCGCAAACAGCGGGCCAAGGAAGAGGATGAACTCAAGAAGCTCAAGGACAAACAGGCCAAGCGCAAGGTGTCCCGAGCGGAGGAGGAGCAGCGCATGGCTCAGCgcaagaaggaggaggaggagcgccGCGTCCGCGAGGTCGAGGAGAAGAAGCAGCGCGAGATCGACGAGAAGAGAAAGCGCCTGGAGGAGGCCGAGAAGAAGCGCCAGGCTATGCTGCAGGCCATGAAGGACAAAGATAAGAAGGGACCCAACTTTACCATTACCAAGAAGGATAGCTCC TTCGGCATGTCCAACGCCCAGATGGAACGCAACAAGACTAAGGAACAGCTggaggaggaaaagaaaatctCACTGTCCTTCCGCATCAAGCCCCTGGAGGTCGATGGCTTGAGTGCCGATTCGCTGCGTGCCCGTGCCACCGAGCTGTGGGAGACGATCGTCAAGCTGGAAACAGAGAAGTACGATCTGGAGGAAAGGCAAAAGCGTCAGGATTACGAC TTGAAAGAGTTGAAAGAAAGACAGAAGCAGCAGCTGAGACACAAGGCCTTGAAGAAGGGTCTAGACCCGGAAGCCCTCACCGGCAAGTACCCG CCCAAGATCCAAGTCGCCTCCAAATACGAACGTCGTGTCGATACCCGCTCCTACGATGACAAGAAGAAGCTGTTCGAAGGT GGCTACAGCGCATACTACCAGgagaaaattaacaaaaagtgGGCACAACGCCAGGAACTGTTTATGGCGCGTACAAAGA ccaAACTTCCGAAGTGGTTCGGCGAGCGACCGGGCAAGAAGTCGGGCGAACCCGAGACCCCCGAGGGCGAGGATGAAGTCAAGCCCGACGATGAGGAGATCGAGGAAGTCGAGGAAGTCGTCGAGGAGGTG GTtgaggaagaagaggaagaggaagaggaggaagaagaggaagaggaagaggaggaggaagaggaagaggaagaggaggaagaggaagaataa